The Bacillus marinisedimentorum genome has a segment encoding these proteins:
- a CDS encoding acetylornithine transaminase, producing MDYLFPTYKRWDIEVVSAEGTKVTDKNGNEYLDFISGIGVCNLGHRHPAVQKALEDQLDRVWHVSNLFTIRQQEEAARLLSKAAGGGKVFFCNSGAEANEAAIKLARKYTGRKKIVTFLQSFHGRTIGAMSATGQAKIHEGFGPLVPEFVYSKFNDIEPLEKAVDSETAAVMLEVVQGEGGVIPAEKTFLQEAERLCRENGALLIIDEVQTGIGRTGKMFAFQHEGLSPDIITAAKGLGSGFPVGAVIGKEKLAESFGPGSHGTTFGGNPLAAAAARATLEVINQEAFLAETEEKGAYLQSSLERLAADNDRIKGIRGIGLMAGIVLDEEAAPIISDLQERGLLAVPAGPSVIRLLPPLTVSWEEIDQAVAALAEVITSEKLAAH from the coding sequence ATGGATTATTTATTTCCGACATATAAACGATGGGATATCGAAGTGGTTTCGGCCGAAGGGACGAAGGTGACAGATAAAAATGGGAATGAATATCTCGATTTCATATCCGGAATCGGTGTTTGCAATCTTGGCCACCGCCATCCTGCAGTCCAAAAAGCGCTTGAAGACCAGCTTGACAGGGTCTGGCACGTATCCAATTTATTTACGATCAGGCAACAGGAGGAAGCAGCCCGGCTTCTGAGCAAAGCGGCCGGCGGCGGCAAGGTGTTTTTCTGTAACAGCGGCGCTGAAGCAAACGAAGCAGCGATCAAGCTGGCGAGGAAGTATACCGGCCGGAAGAAGATTGTCACATTCCTCCAATCCTTTCATGGAAGGACAATCGGCGCGATGTCAGCGACAGGGCAGGCAAAGATTCATGAAGGATTCGGTCCGCTTGTGCCTGAATTCGTATACAGCAAATTTAACGACATAGAACCCCTTGAAAAGGCGGTGGACAGCGAGACAGCGGCAGTCATGCTTGAAGTCGTTCAAGGTGAGGGCGGCGTAATTCCGGCTGAGAAAACGTTTTTGCAGGAAGCGGAGCGGCTGTGCCGGGAAAACGGTGCGCTGCTCATTATCGATGAAGTGCAGACTGGCATAGGACGAACCGGAAAAATGTTCGCTTTTCAGCATGAGGGGCTTTCGCCGGATATTATCACCGCGGCCAAAGGGCTTGGCAGCGGTTTTCCTGTAGGAGCGGTGATCGGAAAAGAAAAATTGGCTGAAAGCTTCGGACCGGGAAGCCATGGTACGACGTTCGGCGGTAACCCGCTCGCAGCAGCTGCAGCAAGGGCCACGCTCGAAGTCATCAATCAGGAGGCTTTCTTAGCAGAAACGGAAGAAAAAGGAGCATACTTGCAATCCAGCTTGGAAAGGCTGGCGGCTGATAACGACAGAATCAAAGGCATCCGGGGAATAGGCTTGATGGCCGGCATTGTTCTTGATGAAGAAGCAGCCCCGATCATATCAGATTTACAGGAAAGAGGGCTGCTCGCCGTTCCGGCCGGTCCGTCTGTCATCAGGCTTCTTCCGCCGCTTACTGTTTCATGGGAAGAGATTGACCAGGCCGTTGCAGCCTTAGCTGAAGTCATTACATCAGAAAAACTCGCAGCCCACTAA
- the argB gene encoding acetylglutamate kinase: MQKDCVVIKCGGSTLDELTDQFYQKISKLKQDGKQPVIVHGGGPEIKKALKAFNVQSEFIDGLRKTTAEVMDVVEMILAGRVNKRIVNKFQGLGIQAIGLSGCDGGLIKAQAIDPDKLGFVGSVKSVRTDLIEKLIDLDVIPVIAPIGLDENGSRFNINADTAAGAVAEALGAESILFVTNVPGILKEEELIPSLTHEEVNGYIADGTIHGGMLPKVKAALAVLERNLKEVKIVGVDSFSEPGTGTIIGTAITKTGKAGAV, translated from the coding sequence GTGCAAAAAGATTGCGTTGTCATTAAATGCGGCGGGAGTACGCTTGATGAATTGACAGATCAGTTTTATCAAAAAATCAGCAAGTTGAAGCAGGATGGAAAACAACCGGTCATAGTCCACGGCGGCGGGCCGGAAATCAAGAAAGCATTGAAAGCATTCAATGTGCAATCTGAATTCATCGACGGCCTTCGCAAGACGACCGCTGAAGTGATGGATGTAGTCGAGATGATTCTTGCCGGCCGGGTGAATAAGCGGATTGTCAACAAGTTCCAGGGTCTTGGAATCCAGGCGATCGGACTCTCTGGATGTGACGGCGGCCTTATCAAAGCGCAGGCAATCGATCCTGATAAACTGGGGTTTGTAGGCAGTGTCAAATCCGTCCGGACCGATTTGATCGAAAAGCTGATTGATCTGGATGTCATTCCGGTGATCGCACCGATCGGCCTTGATGAAAACGGAAGCCGTTTCAATATTAACGCAGATACAGCTGCAGGAGCGGTTGCAGAAGCGCTCGGTGCTGAATCAATCCTGTTTGTCACAAATGTGCCGGGCATTTTAAAAGAAGAAGAACTGATACCTTCCTTAACCCATGAGGAAGTGAACGGGTATATCGCTGATGGGACGATTCATGGCGGAATGCTGCCGAAAGTAAAGGCGGCGCTCGCAGTCCTGGAACGGAACTTGAAAGAAGTCAAAATTGTCGGTGTCGACTCTTTTTCCGAGCCGGGGACCGGGACGATAATCGGAACAGCTATAACAAAAACGGGAAAAGCAGGCGCAGTGTAA
- the argJ gene encoding bifunctional ornithine acetyltransferase/N-acetylglutamate synthase, translated as MTLTTERPIKVENGSITSPAGFTAAGIHAGLKYKRKDLGVIISEVPAESAAVYTKSHFQAAPLSVTRESLAADGKLQAVLVNSANANACTGKEGLENAYRMRKLCASHYSIPEHRVAVASTGVIGERLPIEKIEKNMKRLKPAAGNKNAKDFAEAILTTDLTTKEACYKVKVGSAEVTIAGAAKGSGMIHPNMGTMLAFMTTDAKIDPGALNSALRTATDKTYNRITVDGETSTNDMVVAMANGMAGNETLDETHPDWPNFMEGFKLVCQDLSKMIARDGEGATRLIEVNVHGAQTEEEAGVVAKKVVGSSLVKTAVYGADANWGRIIGAIGHADVLVDPELVDIYIGPYSVLEKSSPVPFSEAGVSEYLKNETVEISVNLNVGKAGAKAWGCDLTYDYVKINASYRT; from the coding sequence ATCACATTAACGACTGAACGTCCGATAAAAGTTGAGAATGGAAGCATCACCAGCCCTGCAGGATTCACAGCAGCAGGGATTCACGCCGGCTTGAAATATAAGCGGAAAGACCTTGGCGTGATCATCAGTGAAGTTCCGGCTGAAAGTGCTGCTGTATATACGAAAAGCCATTTTCAGGCTGCCCCGCTATCAGTGACTAGGGAGAGCCTTGCGGCGGATGGGAAGCTGCAGGCTGTGTTGGTGAACAGCGCCAACGCAAACGCCTGTACAGGAAAAGAAGGACTGGAAAACGCATACAGGATGAGAAAGCTGTGCGCCAGTCATTATTCCATTCCTGAGCATCGGGTGGCAGTGGCATCAACCGGAGTGATCGGCGAGCGGCTCCCAATCGAAAAAATTGAAAAGAATATGAAACGATTGAAACCGGCAGCGGGAAATAAGAATGCAAAGGACTTTGCCGAAGCGATTTTAACAACCGACCTGACAACGAAAGAAGCGTGCTACAAGGTGAAAGTCGGCTCGGCTGAAGTGACGATTGCCGGGGCAGCGAAAGGTTCGGGGATGATTCACCCGAACATGGGGACCATGCTTGCATTTATGACGACAGACGCGAAGATTGATCCGGGTGCTCTCAATTCGGCTTTGCGCACAGCGACAGACAAAACATACAATCGCATCACAGTTGACGGTGAAACCTCGACAAACGATATGGTGGTTGCCATGGCAAATGGCATGGCTGGAAATGAAACGCTTGATGAAACGCATCCCGATTGGCCGAATTTCATGGAAGGCTTCAAACTGGTTTGCCAGGACCTTTCCAAGATGATTGCCAGGGATGGAGAAGGTGCCACAAGGCTGATTGAAGTGAATGTGCATGGTGCGCAGACGGAAGAAGAGGCAGGTGTCGTGGCGAAAAAAGTGGTCGGTTCCAGTCTGGTGAAAACTGCCGTTTACGGAGCGGATGCTAACTGGGGAAGAATTATCGGTGCAATAGGGCATGCTGATGTTCTCGTGGACCCGGAGCTTGTCGATATTTATATCGGACCGTATAGTGTTCTTGAAAAAAGCAGTCCTGTTCCGTTTTCGGAAGCCGGCGTGTCTGAATATCTGAAAAACGAAACAGTGGAGATCAGTGTGAACCTGAACGTCGGCAAGGCCGGAGCCAAAGCGTGGGGATGCGATTTGACTTATGATTATGTGAAGATAAATGCGAGCTATCGCACATAA
- the argC gene encoding N-acetyl-gamma-glutamyl-phosphate reductase translates to MKAAIIGATGYGGAELIRLLNDHDHVSNITVYSSSKAGESLSGLFPHLAGSGMNPVLQKIEPQKIEADVVFLATPSGVSAKLTPQLIQEGLTVIDLSGDFRIKNSADYEKWYNKPAPDSAFLDEAVYGLTEWEKENVRSANLIANPGCYPTAVLLALGPLLKNGLIDPRRIIVDAKSGVSGAGRGTSLTAHFGEMSENFKAYKVNRHQHIPEIEQQLSKWDGSTGPISFTTHLVPMVRGILSTIYVELNKGLTEKDVSGIYMDEYAGEPFVRIRDPEDVPATKEVRGSNFCDIGFSVDPRTGRTTIVSAIDNLVKGAAGQAVHNMNVRFGFDEKTGLKQVPVYP, encoded by the coding sequence ATGAAAGCGGCAATCATAGGTGCCACCGGCTACGGGGGCGCAGAGCTTATCCGATTATTGAACGACCACGACCATGTCAGCAATATTACAGTCTACTCATCATCTAAAGCGGGAGAATCCCTTTCTGGACTCTTTCCACACCTTGCTGGATCCGGGATGAATCCTGTCCTGCAAAAGATTGAACCTCAAAAGATCGAAGCGGATGTCGTCTTTTTAGCAACGCCATCCGGTGTTTCCGCCAAACTGACACCTCAGCTTATACAGGAAGGACTTACCGTGATTGACCTTTCTGGAGATTTCCGCATCAAGAACTCTGCAGACTATGAAAAATGGTACAACAAGCCTGCACCTGATTCCGCATTCCTGGATGAAGCAGTGTATGGTTTGACTGAGTGGGAGAAAGAGAATGTCCGGTCGGCAAATTTGATAGCGAATCCCGGGTGTTACCCGACGGCTGTATTACTGGCGCTTGGCCCGCTCCTGAAAAACGGGCTGATAGATCCCCGCCGTATCATCGTCGATGCAAAATCGGGCGTATCGGGTGCGGGTCGCGGCACATCATTGACTGCCCATTTCGGGGAAATGAGCGAGAACTTTAAAGCGTACAAAGTGAACCGGCATCAGCATATTCCTGAAATTGAGCAGCAGCTTTCCAAATGGGACGGCAGTACAGGCCCGATTTCGTTTACGACCCACCTGGTGCCGATGGTCAGGGGGATTCTTTCTACCATATATGTCGAGTTGAACAAAGGCCTGACTGAAAAGGATGTGTCAGGCATATACATGGATGAATATGCCGGTGAACCGTTTGTACGAATACGTGACCCAGAAGATGTGCCCGCGACAAAGGAAGTCCGCGGCTCCAATTTTTGTGACATCGGGTTCTCTGTCGATCCCCGCACCGGCAGAACCACAATCGTATCGGCCATTGACAATCTTGTAAAAGGTGCAGCTGGGCAGGCTGTCCATAATATGAACGTACGTTTCGGATTTGATGAAAAAACCGGATTGAAACAAGTGCCGGTTTATCCATAA
- a CDS encoding SLC13 family permease, whose translation MPDDMTMTFIILGIVTAMFLTGKFRIDLVALGSLLALLLFGIIDAEEALAGFANPVVVMIAGLFVVGAGILRTGLAQMIGTRILKLSGGSEVKLLILMMGLVGMFSGFISNTGTVAVLLPVIMTLSGEIGLNPSKLLIPLAYASSLGGVWTLIGTPPNLVISDTLRESGYDPLTFFSLAPVGLVGLAVGIIYILLFRKWLFGSESSAAGTEMSERTPQTLAGLYNLTERLHELEVPANSPLADRAISEINAGKEYGLTILEVNRKGKMLKSLVRNDEPEVGRAELRIQEGDQLLLFGSHQNAERFAADFDLSELPETEELLVDELISSDVGISEMLIAPQSFFVGRTISELEFRDRYNLNILSVKRGEKYIHSGVDAAKLQNGDALLVQGSWKSIGLLAKTSADLVVVGRPDEQAGKEPITSKAPVAGAIMLLMLILMTFGIVETVTAVLIAAMLMAASGSLRTTKEAYNSINWETVILLGGMLPMATALEKTGGVKFISDGMLDLLGSFGAYAVMAGFYFVTMLLSQFISNTATAVIFAPIAVTAAEQMGVSPYPLLIAVAVSASMAFSTPMASPPNALVMTAGSYKFSDFARAGVPLQIILAFIMLILIPVVYPF comes from the coding sequence ATGCCGGATGATATGACGATGACATTTATTATTTTAGGTATTGTGACAGCAATGTTTTTGACAGGAAAATTCCGGATTGATCTTGTGGCATTGGGCTCACTGCTTGCCCTGCTGCTGTTCGGAATTATAGACGCTGAGGAAGCGCTGGCGGGTTTTGCCAATCCGGTGGTTGTGATGATAGCCGGCTTGTTTGTGGTAGGGGCAGGAATTTTGAGAACAGGACTTGCTCAAATGATCGGCACGCGTATTCTTAAATTATCCGGAGGGAGTGAAGTCAAGCTGCTGATTCTCATGATGGGCCTTGTCGGGATGTTCAGCGGGTTCATCAGCAATACCGGAACTGTGGCAGTTTTACTCCCTGTCATCATGACGTTGTCAGGCGAAATTGGCCTTAATCCTTCAAAGCTTTTGATACCGCTTGCTTACGCAAGCAGTCTTGGCGGGGTTTGGACATTGATTGGAACTCCGCCAAACCTTGTAATCAGTGATACACTTCGGGAAAGCGGCTATGACCCACTTACCTTTTTTTCACTGGCACCGGTCGGGTTGGTCGGCCTTGCTGTTGGCATTATTTATATTTTGCTGTTTCGCAAATGGCTTTTCGGAAGTGAATCATCTGCTGCTGGAACAGAGATGTCCGAACGGACGCCGCAGACCCTCGCCGGACTCTATAATTTGACCGAAAGGCTTCACGAGTTAGAAGTTCCGGCAAATTCTCCACTGGCCGACAGGGCCATTTCTGAAATCAATGCCGGGAAAGAGTACGGGCTTACTATTCTGGAAGTAAATCGTAAAGGAAAGATGCTGAAGTCACTGGTAAGAAATGACGAACCGGAAGTGGGAAGGGCCGAGCTCCGCATTCAGGAGGGAGATCAGCTCCTATTGTTCGGTTCTCATCAGAATGCTGAACGCTTTGCGGCAGATTTTGACCTGTCGGAACTTCCCGAAACAGAAGAATTGCTTGTCGATGAACTTATTTCGAGTGATGTCGGAATCAGTGAAATGCTTATTGCGCCGCAGTCGTTTTTTGTCGGCCGTACGATTAGTGAACTTGAATTCAGGGACCGGTATAACCTTAATATCCTTTCGGTGAAAAGAGGAGAGAAGTATATTCACTCCGGCGTTGATGCAGCAAAACTTCAAAATGGGGATGCACTGCTTGTTCAGGGAAGCTGGAAAAGTATCGGGCTGCTTGCCAAAACATCTGCAGATCTTGTCGTTGTCGGTCGTCCGGATGAACAGGCCGGCAAAGAGCCGATAACGTCTAAAGCGCCGGTGGCCGGAGCCATCATGCTTTTGATGCTGATCCTTATGACATTTGGAATCGTTGAGACAGTGACCGCCGTCTTGATCGCTGCGATGCTGATGGCGGCAAGCGGCAGCCTGCGGACGACTAAAGAAGCCTACAACAGCATAAACTGGGAAACAGTCATCTTACTCGGAGGTATGTTGCCGATGGCAACTGCGCTCGAAAAGACAGGAGGAGTGAAGTTTATTTCAGACGGCATGCTCGATTTGCTCGGTTCGTTTGGGGCTTATGCCGTAATGGCCGGTTTCTATTTCGTAACAATGCTGTTAAGTCAATTCATCAGCAATACGGCAACTGCAGTCATCTTTGCGCCGATTGCCGTAACCGCGGCGGAACAAATGGGTGTAAGCCCATACCCTTTGCTCATTGCCGTTGCTGTGTCGGCGAGTATGGCTTTTTCAACGCCGATGGCTTCTCCTCCTAATGCGCTTGTCATGACTGCGGGAAGTTACAAATTCAGTGACTTTGCCAGAGCAGGCGTTCCGCTGCAGATCATACTGGCATTCATCATGCTTATCTTGATACCGGTCGTTTATCCGTTTTGA
- a CDS encoding sensor domain-containing protein, with protein MSRIKNALQEDFNSLLKSERIEQFIHQTIFNAVKDLVFLMKVEEGPLFRYVEVNDKAREVAGLPETAIGKYIDEVLSKEAAGQLQQAYEHVVNKREPYSYQDLLKMENGRIFYGESILTPILDADHECRYVVSVTRDVTQSVLEKQQLNINKQRYQSLFDHNMDAVFSLDQDGNITSANPAAVTLTGLSAGTLFNIPFSSLLFERCKTPFEYSLSITMKEARNQETNSEMRNLDGAVKQIQLKTAPIFVDERVTGVYVIAKDVTDQNRNKRMIEYMAYHDSLTGLPNRSSLSLQMEASFAKADRTNGQAAVMYLDIDRFKYLNDALGHSYGDKLLVEVSKRIQALSDEGISVFRQGGDEFIILLEQTDRNRASSLAEEIITSFYDPFIIKGQHFYISVSIGISMFPQDGRDEETIIKNADNALYRVKENGKGHYRFYNNTMEKNNSRTFMMETELRQGLEKGDFHLEYQPQLDVRTGTIIGVEALLRWESGKYGKVPPGEFIPLAEETGLIIPIGMWVFEEVCRQYSEWLSEGYKPVRIAVNLSAKQFQQADLVNIIAASLQKYNLPPSCLEIEITEGAMRNTAETISILQQLKELGVGIAIDDFGKGYSSLGHLKRFPIDVLKIDQSFIHDILQEQKDAAITETIIHMSKSLGLSVIAEGVEQEGQKDMLLQLGCTRVQGYLYSKPVLPGNLAASFLMKKEAVGEGE; from the coding sequence ATGAGCCGGATAAAAAATGCACTTCAGGAAGATTTCAACAGTTTGCTTAAAAGCGAACGGATCGAGCAATTCATACACCAGACCATTTTTAATGCCGTAAAAGATCTGGTTTTTTTGATGAAGGTCGAAGAAGGACCTCTTTTTCGGTATGTTGAGGTAAATGACAAAGCCCGTGAAGTGGCCGGGCTTCCGGAAACTGCAATAGGCAAGTACATTGATGAGGTGCTGTCTAAGGAGGCGGCCGGGCAGCTGCAGCAAGCCTATGAACATGTTGTCAATAAGAGGGAGCCGTATTCCTATCAGGATTTGCTGAAGATGGAAAACGGAAGAATCTTTTATGGAGAATCCATACTGACGCCTATCTTGGATGCCGACCATGAATGCAGGTATGTCGTATCAGTGACGCGCGATGTGACGCAAAGTGTTTTGGAAAAGCAGCAGCTGAACATCAACAAACAGAGGTACCAATCGCTTTTCGACCATAACATGGACGCGGTTTTCTCGCTCGACCAGGATGGGAATATAACAAGCGCCAATCCCGCTGCCGTTACATTGACCGGCCTCTCTGCCGGTACTCTATTCAATATCCCGTTCAGCAGCCTGCTGTTTGAGAGATGTAAGACCCCGTTTGAATACAGCTTGAGCATAACGATGAAAGAGGCGCGCAACCAGGAAACGAATTCGGAAATGAGAAATCTCGATGGGGCGGTCAAGCAAATTCAATTGAAGACAGCCCCTATCTTCGTCGATGAGCGGGTGACAGGTGTATATGTGATCGCGAAAGATGTAACCGACCAAAACCGTAATAAACGGATGATTGAATACATGGCTTACCACGACAGTCTCACGGGCCTTCCGAACAGGAGTTCACTTTCCCTGCAAATGGAGGCCTCCTTTGCAAAAGCTGACAGGACTAACGGGCAGGCGGCGGTGATGTATCTTGATATTGACCGGTTCAAATACTTAAATGATGCACTCGGGCACAGCTATGGTGATAAACTGCTAGTTGAAGTATCCAAACGCATACAGGCCCTTTCAGATGAAGGTATCTCCGTATTCCGGCAGGGCGGAGATGAATTTATCATTCTGCTTGAACAGACCGACAGAAACAGGGCGAGTTCGCTTGCTGAAGAGATTATAACGTCATTTTATGATCCTTTTATCATAAAAGGGCAGCATTTTTACATTTCGGTGAGTATCGGCATCAGCATGTTTCCACAGGATGGGCGCGATGAAGAAACCATCATAAAAAATGCGGATAATGCGCTGTATCGCGTTAAGGAAAATGGCAAAGGCCATTATCGTTTTTATAATAATACGATGGAGAAAAATAACTCACGCACATTTATGATGGAAACAGAACTTAGACAGGGTCTGGAGAAGGGTGACTTTCACCTCGAATACCAGCCGCAGCTGGATGTCCGTACAGGTACGATCATAGGGGTAGAAGCATTGCTGCGCTGGGAAAGCGGGAAATATGGGAAAGTTCCTCCCGGTGAATTCATCCCGCTTGCGGAAGAAACCGGACTGATCATTCCGATTGGCATGTGGGTGTTTGAAGAAGTATGCCGGCAGTATAGCGAATGGCTCTCTGAGGGTTACAAACCTGTTCGGATTGCTGTGAATCTGTCCGCTAAACAATTCCAGCAGGCCGATCTCGTAAACATTATCGCCGCTTCTTTGCAAAAGTATAATCTTCCGCCGTCTTGCCTGGAAATTGAAATCACTGAAGGGGCGATGCGGAATACCGCAGAGACAATTTCGATTCTTCAGCAGCTGAAGGAACTCGGAGTGGGTATCGCAATTGATGATTTCGGCAAGGGATACTCATCCCTCGGCCATTTGAAACGATTTCCGATTGATGTCCTTAAAATTGACCAATCATTTATTCATGATATTTTACAGGAACAAAAAGATGCGGCAATTACAGAAACAATTATACATATGTCTAAGAGCCTTGGCCTAAGTGTCATCGCTGAAGGTGTGGAACAGGAGGGGCAGAAAGACATGCTGCTTCAGCTCGGGTGTACAAGAGTGCAGGGCTACTTATACAGCAAGCCGGTACTGCCGGGCAATTTGGCCGCATCGTTTTTAATGAAAAAAGAAGCTGTGGGAGAGGGTGAGTGA
- the crcB gene encoding fluoride efflux transporter CrcB encodes MNILAVMTGGFFGALLRLSIGVLLKNVQEKAPVPFAMIAANWAGSFGLGIFMSLYDNSPDGFIFLSVTTGFFGALTTFSTFSNEALQLFRSGKYGSGFLYILLSAGGSILLFWIGLGL; translated from the coding sequence ATGAATATACTCGCAGTGATGACAGGGGGCTTTTTCGGAGCGCTGCTCAGGCTTTCAATCGGCGTGTTGCTGAAAAACGTGCAGGAAAAGGCTCCGGTTCCTTTTGCGATGATTGCTGCAAATTGGGCGGGTTCGTTCGGTCTCGGCATATTTATGTCATTATATGATAACAGTCCTGATGGATTTATCTTTCTATCTGTTACAACCGGATTTTTCGGGGCTCTCACAACCTTTTCCACTTTCAGTAATGAAGCTCTGCAGCTTTTTCGCAGCGGAAAATACGGATCTGGTTTTCTTTACATCCTATTATCCGCAGGAGGAAGCATTCTGCTGTTCTGGATAGGCCTGGGTCTATAG
- a CDS encoding fluoride efflux transporter FluC: MLNIFGTGLGGALGAAGRYYFSIIFNGDGFPTGTLLANVFGSFLLGILIGYKSKKHVDRWIYNSVGTGLLGGFTTMSAFAGEAVSLGGEFAGTAVLYISISLAAGIFSAFFGYAAGERAAERNVGEAEGGS, encoded by the coding sequence ATGTTGAACATTTTTGGAACAGGACTTGGCGGGGCGCTTGGTGCAGCTGGCCGATATTACTTCAGTATAATTTTCAATGGAGACGGATTTCCGACAGGTACGCTGCTTGCCAATGTATTCGGGAGTTTTCTGCTCGGAATCCTGATCGGTTATAAATCGAAAAAACATGTGGATAGATGGATATACAACAGTGTAGGTACGGGATTGCTTGGAGGCTTTACTACGATGTCCGCTTTTGCAGGTGAAGCGGTTTCCCTTGGGGGAGAATTCGCCGGCACCGCTGTTCTGTACATTTCAATATCCCTGGCAGCAGGGATATTTTCCGCTTTTTTCGGATACGCTGCCGGGGAGCGGGCAGCCGAACGTAACGTTGGGGAAGCAGAAGGAGGGAGCTGA
- a CDS encoding HPr family phosphocarrier protein: MIEKTFVIHKPVSTSEIYDFINTAQNSESRIQVFYNQSGTSQQYIDFTTLLLSLQENDTIILTADGPDAEKTVNDLRDTLSSSILESGILEIAQNIASYEDKQETAGQ; this comes from the coding sequence ATGATAGAAAAAACATTTGTTATCCATAAGCCGGTTTCAACTTCAGAAATTTATGATTTCATAAATACTGCACAGAATTCCGAAAGCCGGATTCAAGTTTTTTACAACCAGTCCGGCACTTCCCAGCAATATATTGATTTTACTACACTTCTTTTATCCCTTCAGGAAAACGATACAATTATCCTGACGGCAGACGGCCCTGATGCTGAAAAAACGGTCAATGACCTTCGTGACACTCTTTCATCTTCAATCCTGGAATCCGGCATTCTAGAGATCGCCCAAAACATCGCGAGCTATGAAGATAAGCAAGAAACCGCAGGACAGTAA
- a CDS encoding Fur-regulated basic protein FbpA, translated as MKISKKPQDSKQHYIDYCLSAGIYKHADGRQLYELTTRELKEISKLKQTAAVKG; from the coding sequence ATGAAGATAAGCAAGAAACCGCAGGACAGTAAACAGCATTACATTGACTATTGCCTTTCTGCCGGCATTTATAAACACGCGGATGGAAGGCAGCTTTATGAACTAACAACCAGGGAATTGAAAGAGATTTCAAAACTAAAACAAACAGCAGCCGTAAAAGGATAA
- a CDS encoding ABC transporter permease, with product MKQWLVLFKKETVEMMRNYKWVWIPLVFAVFGLMQPISSYYMPDLMENFGDLPEGTVIEIPIPPPGAVMNSALAQFTQMGVLVLVLSSMGAVSSERTAGTAGLILAKPVSKTSFITAKWTAAVLVAWLALILGFAAAWYYTELLIGPVEAGPAISSFFVYGLFLTFVVTVTIFLSTLMKNSLGIAFLSIGVVLALSILSSVLKSLLFWSPGTLTGHAGSLLETGEAGDHFVLAVTMSIIVIASLLFLAPTLFKRQKRV from the coding sequence ATGAAACAATGGCTCGTACTGTTCAAAAAGGAAACAGTTGAAATGATGCGGAATTACAAATGGGTCTGGATACCGCTTGTATTTGCTGTGTTTGGCTTGATGCAGCCCATTTCGTCATACTATATGCCTGACCTGATGGAAAACTTCGGTGACCTGCCGGAAGGAACGGTCATTGAGATACCGATCCCGCCTCCAGGCGCTGTAATGAACTCCGCCCTCGCCCAGTTCACCCAGATGGGTGTCCTTGTTCTTGTGTTAAGTTCGATGGGAGCGGTTTCGTCGGAGCGGACTGCCGGGACTGCCGGCCTTATACTTGCAAAGCCTGTTTCTAAGACATCGTTTATTACAGCGAAGTGGACGGCTGCCGTACTGGTTGCATGGCTCGCGCTCATCCTCGGTTTTGCGGCAGCATGGTACTATACGGAGTTGCTCATCGGACCGGTTGAAGCTGGTCCGGCAATCTCAAGTTTCTTTGTTTATGGGCTGTTTTTAACTTTTGTCGTGACTGTTACGATTTTTTTAAGCACATTGATGAAAAACAGCCTCGGTATCGCCTTTTTATCCATTGGGGTTGTACTGGCACTGTCGATATTGTCCAGTGTATTGAAATCGCTGCTGTTCTGGTCGCCAGGCACACTTACCGGGCATGCCGGCAGCCTGCTGGAAACAGGTGAAGCAGGGGACCACTTTGTTCTTGCGGTAACGATGAGCATAATTGTCATCGCTTCACTGCTGTTCCTTGCCCCGACTTTATTTAAAAGGCAAAAACGTGTTTGA